From Senegalia massiliensis, a single genomic window includes:
- a CDS encoding methyltransferase family protein, which produces MNISIFDYIFIIISILWLLEFIFYPSINKKDEIKKDTFYMILVTILLIVIINSVMTYFKIGIVYIKWIKVLSLIIYSLGLILRYWSLFIIGKNFSRHVKVDENQDLVSKGPYRILRHPLYLGLYLLTISIPLYTENFLVFIFSAFIMFRILKMRMDEEEMIMEKIIGERYIHWKEKRFKFIPFIY; this is translated from the coding sequence ATGAACATAAGTATATTTGATTATATTTTCATAATTATTAGTATTTTATGGCTGTTAGAATTTATATTTTATCCTTCAATTAATAAAAAAGATGAAATAAAAAAAGATACATTTTATATGATTTTAGTTACTATTTTACTTATAGTTATTATTAATAGTGTAATGACTTATTTTAAAATAGGAATAGTTTATATAAAGTGGATTAAAGTATTGTCATTAATAATTTACTCTTTAGGATTGATTTTAAGGTACTGGTCATTATTCATTATTGGAAAAAATTTTTCCAGGCATGTAAAAGTAGATGAAAACCAAGACTTAGTAAGTAAAGGACCCTATAGAATATTAAGGCACCCCTTATATTTAGGATTATATTTACTTACAATATCAATACCACTTTATACTGAGAATTTTCTAGTTTTTATTTTCTCCGCATTCATTATGTTCAGAATACTTAAAATGAGAATGGATGAAGAAGAAATGATTATGGAAAAAATCATAGGTGAAAGGTATATACATTGGAAAGAAAAAAGATTTAAGTTTATTCCTTTTATTTACTAG
- a CDS encoding ABC transporter ATP-binding protein, whose translation MTGFKEEEYSKNLNIGIWKRIFKYMKNYKKHLYLLGFVMLSVAAIDIIFPLMTKRAIDHYVVPGNTDGLIRFSFIYLVLILIQVINVGAFIAVAGKVEMGIQYDIRKLGFKKLQELSFTYYDKTPIGWIMARMTSDVRRLGETISWGIVDSAWGLTFMLGVGIVLFVLNFKLALITLSVVPVLAIISVYFQKKILNSYRGVRRLNSQITGAFSEGISGAKTTKTLVREEENLKEFKNYTSSMKFISIRAAIFSALFLPIVLTLGSIGTGLALWFGGRGVVFGDISYGTLVAFLSYTALFFEPVRELARVFAELQSAQASAERVLSLVEMTPDIKDTKDVMLKYGDILNPREENWENIKGDIEFKNVSFQYQNGEKVLDNFNLKINAGETVALVGETGSGKSTIVNLACRFYEPTEGKILIDGVDYKSRSLSWLHSNIGYVLQSPHLFSGTIRENIRYGSKNTSENQIIEAAKRVNAHEFIEKLEKKYDTEVGEGGGKLSTGQKQLVSFARAIVSNPSIFVLDEATSSIDTETEKKIQDAIEKVLNNRTSFIIAHRLSTIINADKILVVKKGKIIEHGNHKELLKLKGYYYKLYTNQLEEQNTKESWI comes from the coding sequence ATGACAGGTTTTAAGGAAGAAGAATATAGTAAAAATTTAAATATAGGTATTTGGAAACGAATATTTAAATATATGAAAAATTATAAGAAACATTTATACTTATTAGGATTTGTAATGCTGAGTGTAGCAGCTATAGATATAATATTTCCCTTGATGACAAAAAGGGCAATTGATCATTATGTTGTACCAGGTAATACAGATGGTTTAATTCGTTTTTCCTTTATATATTTAGTTTTAATATTAATTCAAGTTATAAATGTAGGTGCTTTTATTGCAGTTGCAGGGAAAGTAGAAATGGGAATTCAATATGATATAAGAAAATTAGGTTTTAAAAAGCTACAAGAACTATCATTTACTTATTATGATAAAACACCAATAGGGTGGATTATGGCAAGAATGACTTCTGATGTAAGAAGGTTGGGAGAAACTATATCCTGGGGGATTGTAGATTCTGCATGGGGACTTACATTTATGTTAGGAGTAGGAATAGTTTTATTTGTTTTAAACTTTAAACTTGCTCTTATAACACTTTCAGTTGTTCCTGTATTAGCTATTATAAGTGTTTATTTTCAAAAGAAAATATTAAATTCTTATAGAGGGGTAAGAAGATTAAATTCACAAATTACAGGTGCATTTAGTGAAGGTATATCTGGAGCTAAAACCACAAAAACTTTAGTTAGAGAAGAAGAAAATTTAAAGGAATTTAAAAATTATACTTCAAGTATGAAATTTATATCCATAAGAGCTGCAATATTTTCTGCTTTATTTTTGCCAATAGTACTAACACTTGGCAGTATAGGTACTGGACTTGCATTATGGTTTGGAGGAAGAGGTGTAGTTTTTGGGGATATTAGCTATGGTACACTTGTAGCATTTCTATCCTATACAGCATTGTTCTTTGAGCCAGTTAGAGAGCTAGCTCGTGTATTTGCAGAGCTACAATCTGCTCAGGCTTCTGCTGAAAGAGTACTGTCATTAGTAGAAATGACTCCAGACATAAAAGATACTAAAGATGTTATGCTAAAATATGGAGATATTTTAAATCCTAGAGAAGAAAATTGGGAGAATATTAAAGGTGATATAGAGTTTAAAAATGTATCATTTCAATATCAAAATGGAGAAAAAGTGTTAGATAACTTTAATTTGAAAATTAACGCAGGGGAGACAGTTGCCTTAGTTGGTGAAACAGGTTCAGGAAAGAGTACAATAGTTAATTTAGCATGTAGATTTTATGAGCCAACTGAGGGGAAGATTTTGATTGATGGAGTAGATTATAAAAGCAGATCATTGTCTTGGTTACATTCTAATATAGGATATGTTCTTCAGAGTCCGCATCTTTTTAGTGGAACTATAAGAGAAAATATACGTTATGGATCCAAAAATACAAGTGAAAATCAAATAATAGAAGCTGCGAAAAGAGTAAATGCTCATGAATTTATTGAGAAACTAGAAAAGAAATATGATACTGAAGTTGGTGAAGGTGGAGGGAAACTATCTACTGGTCAAAAGCAATTAGTATCTTTTGCTCGTGCTATAGTCTCTAATCCTTCAATATTTGTATTAGATGAAGCAACCTCATCTATTGATACAGAAACTGAGAAAAAAATACAAGATGCAATAGAAAAAGTTTTAAATAATAGGACTAGTTTCATAATTGCTCATAGATTATCTACTATAATAAATGCAGATAAAATACTAGTAGTTAAAAAAGGTAAGATAATAGAGCATGGAAATCATAAGGAACTACTAAAATTAAAAGGTTATTATTACAAACTTTATACAAACCAATTAGAAGAACAAAATACTAAAGAATCATGGATTTAA
- a CDS encoding ABC transporter ATP-binding protein: MNGLKLLWKFMKGNKLLYLSSILSIGIATLASIINPLVLKISIDSVIGDKPIDAPNIIVNMIDSIGGVAVLKTNLWILAFALIFLTIIQGIFLYTKGKWSNSAAESIAKNIREKLYDHIQNLPYNYHVKAETGDLIQRCTSDLDTIRKFLAIQFVEIGRAVFMLIFIGIIMFSLDVKMALISMSLVPIIFSFSVIFFLMVKKAFKLSDEAEAELSTVLQENLNGVRVVRAFSKEKFEIEKFDEKNENFRHLTYKLIKLLAGYWALSDLLSLIQIGLVLILGVYWTVNNEITLGTLVVFTTYEGMLLWPVRQLGRILTDLGKSLVSLDRIGEILENPIEQKESHEIMPKINGDIEFNNVSFSYDNYNKILSNVSFKVKKGETIAIMGKTGSGKSSLVHLLARLYDYDSGSIKIDDIELKNIDKKWIRKNIGIVLQEPFLYSRSIKDNISITNSKAKENQIVDSARIASIHNVILGFNKGYETPVGEKGVTLSGGQKQRIAIARTIINDSPILIFDDSLSAVDTETDLTIRNALKMRKKDVTTFIISHRITTVAEADRIIILEDGKIVEMGNHNQLIKRNGLYKKVFEIQNGQNFEKENIV, translated from the coding sequence TTGAATGGTTTAAAATTATTATGGAAATTTATGAAAGGAAATAAGTTGCTTTATTTATCTTCTATATTGAGTATAGGTATTGCAACATTAGCATCAATAATTAACCCTTTGGTATTAAAAATTTCAATTGATTCAGTTATTGGTGACAAACCTATAGATGCACCAAATATAATTGTTAATATGATTGATAGTATTGGAGGAGTAGCAGTACTTAAAACAAATTTATGGATATTAGCATTTGCATTAATTTTTCTTACTATAATTCAAGGTATATTTTTATATACAAAAGGAAAATGGTCAAATAGTGCTGCAGAATCTATAGCTAAGAATATTAGGGAAAAATTATATGATCATATTCAAAACTTACCTTATAATTACCATGTTAAGGCAGAAACTGGAGATCTTATTCAAAGATGTACATCTGATTTAGATACAATTAGAAAGTTTTTAGCTATACAATTTGTAGAAATAGGAAGAGCAGTTTTTATGCTTATATTTATCGGTATAATAATGTTCTCGTTGGATGTTAAAATGGCATTAATATCAATGTCACTAGTACCAATAATATTTTCTTTTTCAGTAATATTCTTTTTGATGGTAAAGAAAGCATTTAAACTTTCTGATGAAGCTGAAGCAGAATTATCAACAGTTCTTCAAGAAAATTTAAATGGTGTAAGGGTGGTAAGAGCTTTTTCAAAAGAAAAATTTGAAATAGAAAAATTTGATGAAAAGAATGAAAACTTTAGACATTTAACCTATAAATTAATTAAGCTTTTAGCAGGATATTGGGCTTTATCTGATCTGTTAAGTTTAATACAAATTGGGCTTGTTTTAATATTAGGAGTTTATTGGACTGTTAATAATGAAATAACCCTTGGGACATTAGTTGTATTTACTACATATGAAGGAATGCTTTTATGGCCTGTAAGACAATTAGGTAGAATTTTAACTGATTTAGGGAAGTCTTTAGTTTCACTAGATAGAATAGGAGAGATATTGGAAAATCCTATTGAGCAAAAAGAAAGTCATGAGATCATGCCAAAGATAAATGGAGATATTGAATTTAATAATGTTTCTTTTTCATATGATAATTATAATAAAATATTAAGTAACGTCTCTTTTAAAGTGAAAAAAGGAGAGACAATTGCAATAATGGGGAAAACTGGTTCTGGTAAATCTTCATTAGTCCATTTACTTGCTAGGTTATATGATTATGATTCAGGATCAATAAAAATTGATGATATAGAATTAAAAAATATAGATAAAAAATGGATTAGAAAAAATATAGGAATAGTATTACAAGAGCCATTCTTATATTCAAGAAGTATAAAAGATAATATAAGTATTACAAATTCAAAAGCAAAAGAAAATCAAATTGTTGACTCTGCTAGAATTGCATCTATACACAATGTAATATTAGGCTTTAATAAAGGTTATGAAACTCCTGTAGGAGAAAAAGGAGTTACTTTATCTGGTGGACAAAAACAAAGAATAGCAATAGCAAGAACTATTATAAATGATAGCCCAATATTGATTTTTGATGATTCATTAAGTGCAGTAGATACAGAAACTGATTTAACAATAAGAAATGCTTTGAAAATGAGAAAAAAAGATGTAACTACATTTATAATTTCCCATAGAATTACTACTGTAGCTGAAGCAGATAGAATTATAATACTAGAAGATGGTAAAATTGTTGAAATGGGAAATCATAATCAATTAATTAAAAGAAATGGTTTATATAAAAAGGTATTTGAAATTCAAAATGGTCAAAATTTTGAAAAAGAAAATATAGTATAA
- a CDS encoding regulatory protein RecX, translating into MPKITDIKDSKKTTERVHIYIDGEYFKTTLKEISFGLNLYIGKDVEKSILNEMILKEDFIKCKNKALQIISAAPQSEKNLNIKLKKYDFNEDIINKVIKNLKEYNLVNDENLANSIIKDKRNLSHFGKRKIYYDLIKKGIDERVAQEEISKLEDNDLELENAIFLSKKKIKTIKDKDRNKVYQKLARHLTYKGFSYDIVKKAIENTLK; encoded by the coding sequence ATGCCTAAAATTACAGATATTAAAGATTCTAAAAAAACAACAGAAAGAGTTCATATATATATAGATGGGGAGTATTTTAAAACTACATTGAAAGAAATAAGTTTTGGATTAAATCTATATATTGGAAAAGATGTCGAGAAAAGTATATTAAATGAAATGATTTTAAAGGAAGATTTTATAAAATGCAAAAATAAAGCATTACAAATAATAAGCGCAGCTCCACAAAGTGAAAAAAATTTAAATATCAAATTAAAAAAATATGATTTTAATGAAGATATAATTAATAAAGTTATTAAAAATTTAAAGGAATACAATCTAGTAAATGATGAAAATTTAGCTAATTCTATTATAAAAGATAAGAGAAACTTAAGTCACTTTGGAAAAAGAAAAATATATTATGATTTAATAAAAAAAGGAATAGATGAAAGGGTTGCTCAAGAAGAGATCTCTAAGTTAGAGGATAATGATTTAGAATTAGAAAATGCAATATTTCTTTCTAAGAAAAAGATAAAAACTATTAAAGATAAAGATAGAAATAAGGTTTATCAAAAATTAGCAAGACATTTAACATATAAAGGTTTTAGTTATGATATAGTAAAAAAAGCTATAGAAAACACTCTGAAATAA